Proteins found in one Salvia splendens isolate huo1 chromosome 10, SspV2, whole genome shotgun sequence genomic segment:
- the LOC121752453 gene encoding serine/threonine-protein kinase AFC3-like isoform X2 codes for MVEVNQGRQARKRRRSTWDVAPSGQPEADQRDCEDDEARAPPVLRRHVSPPKRDDDPNGHYVFSLGENLTSRYKILGKMGEGTFGQVLDCWDRHTQEYVAIKIIRSIRKYRDAAMIEIDVLQRLAKYDKKESHCVKMHRWFDYRNHICIVFEKLGPSLFDFLKRNKYSPFPVDLVREFGRQLLESVAYMHDLRLIHTDLKPENILLVSSEFVKLPVCKKTSDETNSRCLPKSSAIKLIDFGSTAFDSQLHSSIVSTRHYRAPEIILGLGWTHPCDIWSVGCILVELCTGEALFQTHENLEHLAMMERVLGPLPEHMIQKATISSQGMLIPPDPLS; via the exons ATGGTGGAAGTGAATCAAGGGCGGCAAGCTCGCAAACGGCGCCGTTCGACGTGGGACGTAGCTCCGTCTGGGCAGCCGGAG GCTGATCAAAGGGATTGTGAGGATGACGAAGCCAGGGCGCCGCCGGTGCTGCGGAGACATGTGTCGCCGCCGAAGAGGGATGATGATCCCAATGGGCATTACGTGTTTAGCCTCGGCGAGAATCTCACATCTAgat ATAAGATACTTGGCAAGATGGGTGAAG GCACCTTTGGTCAAGTATTGGATTGTTGGGACCGTCATACACAAGAATATGTGGCTATCAAAATTATTAGAAGCATAAGAAAGTACCGTGATGCAGCAATGATCGAGATTGACGTACTTCAGCGCCTTGCTAAGTATGACAAAAAAGAGTCACA TTGTGTGAAGATGCATAGGTGGTTTGATTATCGCAATCATATATGCATA GTCTTTGAGAAGCTTGGACCaagtttatttgattttctaaagagaaataaatactCCCCCTTTCCTGTGGATCTTGTTCGAGAGTTTGGGCGCCAGCTTTTGGAATCTGTAGCAT ATATGCACGATTTACGGTTAATCCACACTGATCTGAAGCCAGAAAATATACTTCTTGTCTCTTCTGAGTTTGTTAAGCTTCCTGTCTGCAAG AAAACGTCAGATGAAACAAATTCCAGGTGCTTACCAAAGTCAAGTGCCATTAAGCTGATTGATTTTGGTAGTACTGCTTTTGATAGTCAGCTTCATAGCTCCATTGTCTCAACAAGGCATTACAGGGCACCTGAGATCATTTTAG GTTTAGGATGGACCCACCCTTGTGACATTTGGAGTGTTGGTTGCATACTTGTGGAGCTTTGCACA GGTGAAGCACTTTTCCAAACACACGAGAACCTGGAACATTTAGCTATGATGGAGAGGGTTTTGGGACCACTGCCAGAGCATATGATTCAAAAAGCGAC AATCTCGTCTCAAGGCATGCTGATTCCTCCAGATCCTCTCTCGTGA
- the LOC121752453 gene encoding serine/threonine-protein kinase AFC3-like isoform X1, whose amino-acid sequence MVEVNQGRQARKRRRSTWDVAPSGQPEADQRDCEDDEARAPPVLRRHVSPPKRDDDPNGHYVFSLGENLTSRYKILGKMGEGTFGQVLDCWDRHTQEYVAIKIIRSIRKYRDAAMIEIDVLQRLAKYDKKESHCVKMHRWFDYRNHICIVFEKLGPSLFDFLKRNKYSPFPVDLVREFGRQLLESVAYMHDLRLIHTDLKPENILLVSSEFVKLPVCKKTSDETNSRCLPKSSAIKLIDFGSTAFDSQLHSSIVSTRHYRAPEIILGLGWTHPCDIWSVGCILVELCTGEALFQTHENLEHLAMMERVLGPLPEHMIQKATKGAEKYFRGSRLNWPEGAVSRDSIRAVRKLDLLKNLVSRHADSSRSSLVNLLHGLLKFEPSERLTAREALEHPFFKDPA is encoded by the exons ATGGTGGAAGTGAATCAAGGGCGGCAAGCTCGCAAACGGCGCCGTTCGACGTGGGACGTAGCTCCGTCTGGGCAGCCGGAG GCTGATCAAAGGGATTGTGAGGATGACGAAGCCAGGGCGCCGCCGGTGCTGCGGAGACATGTGTCGCCGCCGAAGAGGGATGATGATCCCAATGGGCATTACGTGTTTAGCCTCGGCGAGAATCTCACATCTAgat ATAAGATACTTGGCAAGATGGGTGAAG GCACCTTTGGTCAAGTATTGGATTGTTGGGACCGTCATACACAAGAATATGTGGCTATCAAAATTATTAGAAGCATAAGAAAGTACCGTGATGCAGCAATGATCGAGATTGACGTACTTCAGCGCCTTGCTAAGTATGACAAAAAAGAGTCACA TTGTGTGAAGATGCATAGGTGGTTTGATTATCGCAATCATATATGCATA GTCTTTGAGAAGCTTGGACCaagtttatttgattttctaaagagaaataaatactCCCCCTTTCCTGTGGATCTTGTTCGAGAGTTTGGGCGCCAGCTTTTGGAATCTGTAGCAT ATATGCACGATTTACGGTTAATCCACACTGATCTGAAGCCAGAAAATATACTTCTTGTCTCTTCTGAGTTTGTTAAGCTTCCTGTCTGCAAG AAAACGTCAGATGAAACAAATTCCAGGTGCTTACCAAAGTCAAGTGCCATTAAGCTGATTGATTTTGGTAGTACTGCTTTTGATAGTCAGCTTCATAGCTCCATTGTCTCAACAAGGCATTACAGGGCACCTGAGATCATTTTAG GTTTAGGATGGACCCACCCTTGTGACATTTGGAGTGTTGGTTGCATACTTGTGGAGCTTTGCACA GGTGAAGCACTTTTCCAAACACACGAGAACCTGGAACATTTAGCTATGATGGAGAGGGTTTTGGGACCACTGCCAGAGCATATGATTCAAAAAGCGAC CAAAGGTGCTGAAAAATATTTCAGAGGATCCAGACTGAACTGGCCTGAGGGAGCAGTTTCCAGGGATAGCATCCGTGCCGTGAGGAAGCTAGACCTATTGAAG AATCTCGTCTCAAGGCATGCTGATTCCTCCAGATCCTCTCTCGTGAACTTGTTGCACGGCTTGCTGAAGTTTGAACCATCTGAACGTCTCACTGCTCGGGAGGCGCTGGAGCATCCTTTCTTTAAGGACCCAGCTTAG